A single region of the Changchengzhania lutea genome encodes:
- a CDS encoding ion transporter, whose translation MKQALKKIVEINDNKLSKYFSLFIQCLIFLSIITFSIETLPNLKPQTEVILESIELFCVIIFTLEYVARIYVADSKPRFIFSFFGLIDLVAILPFYLSFGVDLRSLRALRFLRMFRILKLVRYNRALNQFTRAISSAKEQIFIFIFITLILIYFSAIGIYYFENEAQPEHFSSIFDSLWWSIITLTTVGYGDVYPITVGGKIFTFCILMIGLGIVAIPTGIISSALTKSVDKKEDKKND comes from the coding sequence ATGAAACAAGCCTTAAAAAAGATAGTTGAGATTAATGACAATAAGTTAAGCAAGTATTTCTCATTATTCATTCAGTGCTTAATTTTTCTTTCAATCATTACATTTTCCATTGAAACCCTCCCGAATTTAAAACCACAAACAGAAGTTATTTTAGAATCTATAGAACTGTTTTGTGTTATCATCTTTACTTTAGAATATGTCGCAAGAATTTATGTAGCTGATAGTAAACCCAGGTTTATATTTAGTTTTTTCGGGTTAATCGATTTAGTTGCCATATTACCATTCTATTTGTCGTTTGGGGTAGACTTACGCTCTTTAAGAGCTTTGCGTTTTCTAAGAATGTTCAGAATTTTAAAACTGGTTCGTTACAATCGTGCCTTAAATCAGTTTACTAGGGCTATTTCTTCAGCAAAAGAGCAAATCTTTATTTTCATATTTATCACCTTGATTCTTATCTACTTTTCGGCCATTGGTATTTACTACTTTGAAAACGAGGCACAACCTGAACATTTTTCATCCATTTTTGATAGTTTATGGTGGTCTATTATAACTTTAACAACTGTAGGATACGGTGATGTTTACCCAATAACTGTTGGTGGAAAAATATTTACATTTTGTATTCTGATGATTGGTTTGGGCATTGTTGCCATTCCAACAGGCATTATATCTTCAGCATTAACAAAATCTGTCGATAAGAAAGAGGATAAGAAAAACGATTAA